Proteins encoded together in one Pseudomonas sp. ADAK13 window:
- a CDS encoding zinc-dependent alcohol dehydrogenase family protein, whose amino-acid sequence MKALILNSFGGPESFELCDVPKPVPHAAQVLVRVHATSINPLDYQVRRGDYPDLVPLPAITGHDVSGVVEAVGPGVTSFAPGDEVWYTPQIFEGPGSYAEYHVAAESIIGRKPPSLSHLEAASLSLVGGTAWEALVVRAALRVGESVLVHGGAGGVGHVAIQLAKAMGAKVITTVRNVNVEFARSLGADVIIDYEKEDYVDAILRETGGRGVDVVFDTIGGNTLSRSPDALAQLGRIVTIVDIAQPQNLVQAWGKNASYHFVFTRQNRGKLDEMSALIANGQLRPHIGAVYSLADIPLAHSRLESPNNGIQGKIAIAVSSGLQEDWPDDV is encoded by the coding sequence ATGAAAGCGTTGATACTCAATTCATTTGGCGGCCCCGAATCGTTCGAACTTTGCGACGTTCCCAAGCCGGTGCCACACGCAGCACAAGTGCTGGTGCGCGTCCACGCAACCTCCATCAACCCGCTGGATTATCAGGTCCGACGTGGCGACTACCCTGACCTGGTCCCCCTACCCGCCATTACCGGGCATGACGTATCGGGTGTTGTTGAAGCAGTCGGCCCGGGTGTGACGTCTTTCGCACCAGGAGACGAAGTCTGGTACACCCCGCAGATATTTGAAGGGCCAGGCAGCTACGCCGAGTACCACGTGGCTGCCGAAAGCATAATCGGCAGGAAGCCCCCTTCACTGAGTCACCTTGAGGCGGCCAGCCTGAGCCTGGTCGGCGGAACAGCCTGGGAAGCACTGGTGGTGCGCGCGGCACTCAGAGTGGGAGAAAGCGTTCTGGTGCATGGCGGCGCGGGAGGCGTCGGCCACGTGGCGATCCAGCTGGCAAAAGCCATGGGAGCCAAGGTGATCACAACCGTGCGCAACGTAAACGTTGAGTTCGCACGAAGCCTGGGCGCCGATGTGATCATCGACTACGAAAAAGAGGATTACGTCGACGCCATCCTGCGAGAAACCGGTGGCCGTGGGGTCGATGTCGTGTTCGATACCATCGGCGGCAATACATTGTCCCGTAGCCCGGATGCGCTGGCGCAACTGGGTCGTATTGTCACGATTGTGGACATTGCACAACCACAGAACCTCGTTCAGGCCTGGGGCAAGAACGCGAGTTACCACTTCGTTTTCACCCGGCAGAATCGCGGCAAGCTGGATGAAATGAGTGCACTGATCGCGAACGGTCAACTGCGGCCACACATTGGCGCGGTCTACTCCCTTGCCGACATCCCGCTCGCCCATTCCCGCCTGGAAAGCCCTAACAATGGTATTCAAGGGAAAATCGCGATTGCCGTGTCTTCCGGCTTGCAGGAGGATTGGCCCGACGATGTTTAA
- a CDS encoding ArsR/SmtB family transcription factor: MDLLEIFKALSNQTRLEILKGLKDPEKNFPPQDEGDVHTVGVCVSSIQEGIGLSQSTVSGYLATLQRVGLVEVRRIGQWTYYKRNEATISKLAEILGKEL, from the coding sequence ATGGACTTACTCGAAATATTCAAAGCCCTCTCAAACCAGACACGCCTCGAAATCCTGAAAGGTTTGAAAGACCCCGAAAAGAACTTCCCTCCACAAGATGAAGGTGATGTTCACACGGTGGGCGTGTGCGTCAGCAGTATTCAGGAAGGCATCGGACTGTCGCAGTCGACGGTGTCCGGTTATCTCGCAACCCTGCAACGAGTGGGTCTAGTGGAAGTCAGGCGTATCGGCCAGTGGACCTACTACAAGCGCAATGAAGCAACCATCAGCAAGCTTGCCGAGATCCTCGGGAAAGAGCTGTAA
- a CDS encoding XylR family transcriptional regulator → MKTVPPVHRIALLFNGNKIYDRGIITGIGNYLSSTRVSWDLFLEEDFVCRLKGIERWHGDGIIADFDDPAMGPALAGVHLPVVAVGGSYEDERAYPRHIPYVATDNFALIRLAYEHLIEAGLTRFACFSLPEADINRWAQEREKAFRRLLERDGLPVEVYRGLGTSAPLWDSAVEQQIAWLHSLPKPIGIIAVSDARARQLLQACLTAGIPVPEQVALIGIDNDPLTRTLTRVPLSSVIQGTEKMGRTAARLLHQMLHGMPSAGSQILVPPEAVNVQTSSLHQPLGHPYVMQALHFIRQYACQGIKTAQVANYVGVSRSSLEAHFRSELNRSVHDEILRFKLAAAVASLENTGAGIADIAYDCGFKSAQYLHTVFKREFGCTPREYQVGQVERDSSDVISLSP, encoded by the coding sequence GTGAAAACTGTCCCGCCTGTGCACCGGATCGCCCTGCTGTTCAATGGCAACAAGATCTACGATCGCGGCATCATCACCGGGATCGGCAACTACCTGAGCAGCACGCGGGTGTCGTGGGATCTGTTTCTGGAGGAGGATTTTGTGTGCCGGCTCAAGGGCATCGAGCGTTGGCATGGCGACGGCATCATTGCCGACTTTGATGACCCGGCGATGGGCCCGGCGTTGGCGGGGGTGCATTTACCGGTGGTAGCGGTGGGCGGGTCTTACGAGGATGAGCGCGCTTACCCCCGGCATATCCCGTACGTGGCCACCGACAATTTCGCCCTGATCAGGCTGGCCTATGAACACCTGATCGAAGCCGGGCTGACGCGCTTCGCCTGCTTCAGCCTGCCGGAAGCGGATATCAACCGCTGGGCCCAGGAGCGCGAAAAAGCCTTCCGCCGCCTGCTGGAGCGCGATGGTTTGCCCGTGGAGGTGTATCGCGGGTTGGGTACCAGCGCACCGCTGTGGGACTCGGCGGTGGAGCAGCAGATCGCCTGGCTGCACAGCCTGCCCAAGCCCATCGGCATCATCGCGGTCAGCGACGCCCGCGCCCGGCAGTTGCTGCAAGCCTGCCTCACGGCGGGCATCCCGGTGCCGGAGCAAGTGGCACTGATCGGCATCGACAACGACCCGCTGACCCGCACCCTGACCCGCGTGCCGCTGAGCTCGGTGATCCAGGGCACCGAAAAAATGGGCCGCACCGCCGCGCGCCTGCTGCATCAGATGCTGCACGGCATGCCCTCGGCAGGCAGCCAGATCCTGGTGCCGCCGGAAGCCGTCAACGTGCAGACCTCAAGCCTGCACCAACCCCTCGGCCATCCCTACGTGATGCAGGCGTTGCACTTCATTCGCCAGTACGCCTGCCAGGGCATCAAGACCGCCCAGGTCGCCAACTACGTCGGGGTGTCGCGCTCATCCCTGGAAGCGCATTTTCGCAGCGAACTGAACCGCAGCGTCCACGACGAAATCCTGCGCTTCAAACTCGCGGCGGCGGTGGCCAGCCTGGAAAATACCGGGGCGGGCATCGCGGATATCGCCTACGACTGCGGCTTCAAATCGGCGCAGTACCTGCACACGGTGTTCAAGCGCGAGTTCGGGTGTACGCCGAGGGAGTATCAAGTGGGGCAGGTTGAACGCGATTCGAGCGATGTCATTTCTTTGTCGCCTTGA
- the xylG gene encoding D-xylose ABC transporter ATP-binding protein, producing the protein MSDYLLEMNNIVKTFGGVKALNGIDIKVKPGECVGLCGENGAGKSTLMKVLSAVYPHGTWDGEILWDGQPLRAHSIAETEACGIVIIHQELTLVPDLSVAENIFMGHELTLPGGRMNYPAMMHRAEALMRELKVPDMNVALPVSQYGGGYQQLVEIAKALNKQARLLILDEPSSALTRSEIEVLLDIIRGLKAKGVACVYISHKLDEVSAICDTIAVIRDGKHIATTPMADMDVSRIITQMVGREMSNLYPTEPHTVGEVLFEACNITCYDVDNPGRKRVDDVSFSLRRGEILGIAGLVGAGRTELVSALFGSYPGRYEGEVWLEGKPIDTRTPLKSIRAGLCMVPEDRKRQGIVPDLGVGQNITLAVLDSFSHLTRIDAEAELGSVEQEIKRMHLKTANPFLPITSLSGGNQQKAVLAKMLLTQPRVLILDEPTRGVDVGAKYEIYKLMGALAAEGVSIIMVSSELAEVLGVSDRVLVIGEGQLRGDFINQGLTQEQVLAAALSQPNGHDNNNDRKSA; encoded by the coding sequence ATGTCCGACTACTTGCTGGAAATGAACAACATCGTCAAAACCTTCGGTGGCGTCAAAGCCCTGAACGGTATCGACATCAAGGTAAAACCCGGGGAATGCGTGGGGTTGTGCGGCGAGAATGGCGCCGGCAAATCGACCCTGATGAAAGTGCTGTCGGCGGTGTATCCCCATGGCACCTGGGACGGCGAAATCCTTTGGGATGGCCAACCGTTGCGCGCGCATTCCATCGCCGAAACCGAAGCCTGCGGCATCGTGATCATCCACCAGGAACTGACCCTGGTGCCCGACCTCTCGGTGGCCGAAAACATCTTCATGGGTCACGAGCTGACGCTGCCCGGCGGGCGCATGAACTACCCCGCCATGATGCACCGCGCCGAAGCCCTGATGCGCGAACTGAAAGTGCCGGACATGAACGTCGCCCTGCCCGTCTCGCAATACGGTGGCGGCTATCAGCAACTGGTGGAAATCGCCAAGGCGCTGAACAAGCAGGCGCGCCTGCTGATCCTGGATGAACCCTCCTCGGCCCTCACCCGCTCGGAAATCGAGGTGCTGCTGGACATCATCCGTGGCCTCAAGGCCAAAGGCGTTGCCTGCGTGTACATCTCCCACAAGCTCGATGAAGTCTCGGCCATCTGCGACACCATCGCGGTGATCCGCGACGGCAAACACATCGCGACCACTCCCATGGCCGACATGGACGTGTCGCGCATCATCACCCAGATGGTCGGCCGTGAGATGAGCAACCTCTACCCCACCGAACCTCACACGGTGGGCGAGGTGCTGTTCGAGGCGTGCAACATCACCTGCTATGACGTCGACAACCCGGGCCGCAAGCGCGTGGACGATGTCTCGTTCAGCCTGCGCCGGGGCGAGATCCTCGGTATCGCCGGGCTGGTGGGCGCGGGCCGCACGGAGTTGGTGTCGGCGCTGTTCGGCAGTTATCCCGGGCGCTATGAAGGCGAGGTGTGGCTGGAGGGCAAACCCATCGATACCCGCACGCCGCTGAAGTCGATTCGCGCGGGGTTGTGCATGGTCCCGGAAGACCGCAAGCGCCAGGGCATCGTCCCGGATTTGGGCGTGGGGCAAAACATTACCCTGGCGGTGCTGGACAGCTTCTCGCACCTGACACGTATCGACGCCGAGGCAGAACTGGGCAGCGTCGAGCAGGAAATCAAACGCATGCACCTGAAGACCGCCAACCCGTTCCTGCCGATCACCAGCCTCTCCGGCGGCAACCAGCAGAAAGCCGTATTGGCGAAAATGCTCCTGACCCAACCCCGGGTACTGATTCTCGACGAACCTACCCGTGGCGTGGACGTGGGCGCCAAATATGAGATCTACAAACTGATGGGCGCGCTGGCGGCCGAAGGCGTGTCGATCATCATGGTGTCCTCGGAACTGGCCGAAGTGCTGGGCGTATCCGACCGGGTGCTGGTGATCGGCGAAGGCCAGTTGCGCGGCGACTTCATCAACCAGGGCCTGACCCAGGAACAGGTGCTCGCCGCCGCCCTCAGCCAACCGAACGGGCATGACAATAATAATGATCGGAAGTCCGCGTAA
- the xylF gene encoding D-xylose ABC transporter substrate-binding protein has protein sequence MKHLKTVLFTSVLALLSHSVMADPAHPKIGFSIDDLRLERWARDRDYFTAAAEQLGAKVYVQSADANEQRQISQIENLISRGVDVIVIVPFNATVLNNVVAEAKKAGVKVLSYDRLILNADIDAYISFDNEKVGEMQAQGVLNAQPKGNYFLLGGAPTDNNAKILRQGQMKVLQPAIDKGDIKIVGQQWVKEWNPTEALSIVENALTANSNKIDGIVASNDATAGGAIQALAAQKLAGKVPVSGQDADLAAIKRVIAGTQTMTVYKPLKLLASEAAKLSVQLVRDEKPAYNSQYDNGSKQVSSILLKPTALTKDNVNVLEEDGFYTKAQIAGQ, from the coding sequence ATGAAACACCTGAAAACTGTCTTATTCACCAGCGTTCTGGCACTGCTCTCCCATTCGGTCATGGCCGATCCTGCCCATCCGAAAATCGGCTTTTCCATCGACGACCTGCGCCTTGAGCGCTGGGCCCGCGACCGTGATTACTTCACCGCCGCCGCCGAGCAACTGGGGGCCAAGGTCTATGTGCAGTCGGCGGATGCCAACGAGCAGCGGCAGATCTCGCAGATCGAAAACCTGATCTCCCGGGGCGTCGATGTGATTGTGATCGTGCCGTTCAACGCCACGGTGCTGAACAACGTGGTGGCCGAGGCGAAGAAAGCCGGGGTGAAAGTGCTGTCCTATGACCGGCTGATTTTGAATGCCGATATCGACGCCTACATCTCCTTCGATAACGAAAAAGTCGGCGAGATGCAGGCCCAGGGTGTGTTGAACGCGCAGCCTAAAGGCAATTACTTCCTGCTCGGCGGCGCCCCTACCGACAACAACGCGAAGATCCTGCGCCAGGGTCAGATGAAAGTGCTGCAGCCTGCCATCGACAAGGGCGACATCAAGATCGTCGGCCAGCAATGGGTCAAGGAATGGAACCCCACCGAAGCCCTGAGCATTGTCGAAAACGCCCTGACCGCCAACAGCAACAAGATCGACGGCATCGTCGCCTCCAACGACGCCACCGCCGGCGGCGCGATCCAGGCCCTGGCCGCACAAAAACTGGCGGGCAAGGTGCCGGTCTCCGGGCAGGACGCCGACCTCGCCGCGATCAAACGCGTGATCGCCGGCACCCAGACCATGACCGTCTACAAGCCCCTGAAGCTGCTGGCGTCCGAGGCGGCCAAGCTCTCGGTGCAACTGGTGCGGGACGAGAAGCCGGCCTACAACTCGCAGTACGACAACGGCAGCAAACAGGTCTCGAGCATCCTGCTCAAGCCGACCGCGTTGACCAAAGACAACGTCAACGTGCTGGAAGAAGACGGGTTCTACACCAAAGCGCAAATCGCCGGGCAGTAA
- a CDS encoding phosphocholine-specific phospholipase C, with the protein MPTLTRRTLLQAAAIGSAYTLLPDSIRQALAIPANNRTGTLMDVEHVVILMQENRSFDHYFGTLPGVRGFSDRFTIPLPGGHRVWEQQGVGRRILPYHLDSSRGNAQRVSGTPHSWVDEHAAWGSGRMHAWPTFKTPTSMGYYREQEVPFQFALANTFTLCDAYHCSVHAGTNPNRLFHWTGTNGPTGANVAAVVNEWDGPGAVSVGYTWKTYPERLEEAGVSWKVYQYLPDNFGDNPLAGFRQFRAASVAAGNPAVPPKDFKDFVPYSDPLNARVPLYKGNGNTLPAVSGSDLEAIIQGFRKDVNDGRLPQVSWLVAPADYSEHPGPSSPVQGGWFTQEILKALTANPEVWSKTVLLVNYDENDGFFDHVPSPSAPSKRLDGSFAGKSTVKFDSEIFTHPAPPGSTEQPAPDGGVYGPGPRVPMLVLSPWSRGGWVNSQAFDHTSVLQFLEKRFHVREPNISAWRRAVCGDLTSAFNFVNPNTETLPPLHTISRQAADTLRQRQEQLPQVAVPTVGQQQAPFQARMARPSRALPYQLNVEGSVDRRASSVSLDFFNHGEQGVVFHVYDRLHLDDIPRRYTVEAGKHLSDTWQVAGAYKLWLLGPNGFHRAFKGNLLRREPELSLAYHGDTLLLTLVNPGKRTASVTIERCPYTKQGPWLLEIAGGSTVQRTFSCQPNGGWYDFKLRDEHGWVRRVAGRIETGAHSISDPLMGKRG; encoded by the coding sequence ATGCCGACTCTTACACGCAGGACACTGCTGCAAGCCGCCGCTATCGGATCCGCCTACACCCTGTTGCCCGACTCCATTCGCCAGGCCCTGGCGATCCCCGCCAACAACCGCACCGGCACCCTCATGGACGTCGAGCATGTGGTGATCCTGATGCAGGAAAACCGCTCGTTCGATCACTACTTCGGCACCTTGCCCGGCGTGCGCGGGTTCAGTGACCGCTTCACCATTCCACTGCCGGGCGGGCACCGGGTGTGGGAACAGCAGGGCGTGGGGCGGCGGATTTTGCCCTATCACCTGGACAGTTCCCGTGGCAACGCCCAGCGGGTCAGCGGCACGCCTCATTCCTGGGTGGACGAGCACGCTGCCTGGGGCAGTGGCCGGATGCATGCCTGGCCGACATTCAAGACGCCCACGTCGATGGGCTACTACCGCGAGCAGGAAGTGCCGTTCCAGTTTGCCCTGGCCAACACCTTCACCTTGTGCGATGCCTACCATTGTTCGGTGCACGCCGGCACTAATCCCAACCGGCTGTTCCACTGGACCGGCACCAACGGCCCGACCGGTGCGAACGTCGCGGCGGTGGTCAACGAGTGGGACGGCCCCGGTGCGGTAAGCGTGGGCTACACCTGGAAAACCTACCCCGAACGCCTTGAAGAGGCGGGCGTGAGCTGGAAGGTTTATCAGTACTTGCCGGATAACTTTGGCGACAATCCCCTGGCCGGTTTTCGGCAATTTCGTGCGGCCAGCGTTGCGGCTGGCAACCCCGCGGTGCCACCGAAGGACTTCAAGGACTTCGTGCCCTACAGCGACCCATTGAATGCCCGCGTGCCGCTGTACAAGGGCAACGGCAACACACTGCCGGCGGTCAGCGGCAGCGACCTGGAAGCGATCATCCAGGGCTTTCGCAAGGACGTGAACGACGGTCGCCTGCCGCAGGTGAGCTGGCTGGTGGCCCCGGCCGATTACTCCGAACACCCCGGGCCTTCCAGCCCGGTGCAGGGTGGCTGGTTCACCCAGGAAATCCTCAAGGCGTTGACCGCCAACCCGGAGGTCTGGAGCAAGACCGTGTTGCTGGTCAACTACGATGAAAACGATGGTTTCTTCGACCACGTGCCGTCACCATCCGCACCGTCCAAACGGCTGGACGGCAGTTTTGCCGGCAAGTCCACGGTGAAGTTCGACAGCGAGATCTTCACCCATCCGGCGCCACCCGGTTCAACCGAGCAACCCGCGCCCGACGGCGGGGTGTACGGGCCCGGCCCACGGGTGCCGATGCTGGTGCTGTCGCCGTGGAGCCGGGGTGGTTGGGTCAACTCCCAGGCGTTCGACCACACCTCTGTGCTGCAATTTCTGGAAAAGCGCTTCCACGTGCGCGAACCCAATATCAGCGCCTGGCGCCGGGCCGTATGCGGCGACCTCACATCAGCCTTCAACTTCGTCAACCCCAACACCGAAACCCTGCCGCCGCTGCACACCATCAGTCGCCAGGCCGCCGACACCCTGCGCCAACGCCAGGAACAACTCCCCCAGGTCGCCGTGCCAACCGTGGGCCAGCAACAGGCACCGTTCCAGGCCCGCATGGCGCGGCCCTCCCGGGCGCTGCCGTACCAATTGAATGTCGAGGGTTCAGTTGACCGTCGCGCCAGTTCCGTGAGCCTGGACTTCTTCAACCATGGCGAACAAGGGGTGGTGTTCCACGTCTACGACCGCCTGCACCTGGATGACATACCCCGGCGCTACACCGTGGAGGCCGGCAAGCACCTCAGCGACACCTGGCAAGTCGCCGGGGCCTACAAGCTCTGGCTGTTGGGGCCGAACGGCTTCCACCGTGCATTCAAGGGGAATCTGCTGCGACGTGAGCCCGAGTTATCCCTGGCCTATCACGGCGATACGTTGCTGCTGACCCTGGTCAACCCTGGTAAGCGCACCGCGTCGGTGACCATCGAGCGCTGCCCCTACACCAAACAAGGGCCCTGGTTGCTTGAGATTGCCGGCGGCAGCACCGTGCAGCGCACGTTCTCGTGCCAGCCGAACGGTGGTTGGTACGACTTCAAGTTGCGTGACGAACACGGTTGGGTGCGGCGGGTGGCGGGGCGGATTGAAACCGGCGCGCACAGTATCAGCGATCCGTTGATGGGTAAGCGTGGGTAA
- a CDS encoding DUF3592 domain-containing protein, whose translation MSAKDIPEGQVVQGYVTFVGSEASWATGQFMSFSYSVNGQHFHKSLNETVDAWSTATLRKATDGLQVGDRVSVWCSLTDPGVCCIGEKPAEKPRILRLMETLGSLGPL comes from the coding sequence ATGAGTGCCAAGGACATACCTGAAGGGCAAGTGGTCCAGGGCTACGTCACCTTTGTCGGGAGTGAGGCATCGTGGGCCACAGGGCAATTCATGAGCTTCAGCTATAGCGTCAATGGTCAGCATTTTCACAAGTCTCTCAATGAGACGGTTGACGCTTGGTCAACAGCAACGCTTCGTAAAGCCACCGACGGCCTGCAGGTAGGCGACCGCGTGTCGGTCTGGTGCTCTCTCACCGACCCGGGCGTGTGCTGTATCGGCGAAAAGCCCGCCGAAAAACCACGGATCTTGCGCTTGATGGAGACTCTGGGATCGTTAGGGCCGTTATGA
- the xylA gene encoding xylose isomerase: MPYFPAVEKILYEGPDSTSPLAFRHYDANKLILGKPMREHLRMAACYWHTFVWPGSDMFGSGTFQRPWQQPGEALQVARGKAEAAFEFFSKLGIDYYSFHDTDVAPEGASLAEYRDNFARMVDQLEHHQEQTGIQLLWGTANCFSNPRFAAGAASNPNPEVFAYAAAQVFSAMNATHRLKGSSYVLWGGREGYETLLNTDLKREREQLGRFMRMVVEHKYKIGFTGELFIEPKPQEPTKHQYDYDTATVFGFLHQFGLEKEIKVNIEANHATLAGHSFHHEIATAASLGIFGSIDANRGDPQNGWDTDQFPNSVEELTLVTYEVLKAGGFKGGGYNFDSKVRRQSLDEVDLFHGHVAAMDVLALSLERAAAMVQNDALEQFKAQRYAGWDKSFGRAVLGGDFSLESLAEHAFSHQLNPQAVSGRQEMLEGVVNRFIYP, encoded by the coding sequence ATGCCCTACTTTCCCGCTGTCGAAAAAATCCTCTACGAAGGCCCTGATAGCACCTCTCCCCTGGCCTTCCGGCACTACGATGCGAACAAGCTGATCCTCGGCAAACCGATGCGCGAGCACCTGCGGATGGCCGCGTGTTATTGGCACACGTTCGTCTGGCCCGGCAGTGACATGTTCGGCTCCGGCACCTTCCAGCGGCCCTGGCAGCAACCGGGGGAAGCGCTGCAGGTGGCGCGCGGCAAGGCCGAGGCGGCGTTCGAGTTTTTCTCCAAGCTGGGCATCGATTACTACAGCTTCCACGACACCGACGTTGCCCCCGAAGGCGCAAGCCTGGCGGAATACCGCGACAACTTTGCACGGATGGTCGACCAACTCGAACACCATCAGGAACAGACCGGCATCCAGCTGCTGTGGGGCACCGCCAACTGCTTCAGCAACCCGCGCTTTGCCGCCGGTGCCGCCAGTAATCCGAACCCTGAAGTGTTTGCCTATGCGGCAGCCCAGGTGTTCAGCGCGATGAACGCCACTCACCGCCTCAAGGGCTCCAGCTATGTACTGTGGGGCGGCCGCGAAGGCTACGAGACGCTGCTCAACACCGACCTCAAGCGCGAGCGCGAGCAACTCGGGCGCTTCATGCGCATGGTGGTCGAGCACAAATACAAAATCGGCTTCACCGGCGAGCTGTTTATCGAGCCCAAGCCGCAGGAGCCGACCAAGCACCAGTACGACTACGACACCGCCACCGTGTTTGGCTTCCTGCACCAGTTCGGCCTGGAGAAAGAGATCAAGGTCAACATCGAGGCCAACCACGCCACCCTCGCTGGCCACAGCTTCCACCATGAAATCGCCACCGCCGCTTCCCTGGGCATTTTCGGCAGTATCGACGCCAACCGTGGCGACCCGCAGAACGGCTGGGACACCGACCAGTTTCCCAACAGCGTCGAGGAACTGACCCTGGTGACCTACGAGGTGCTCAAGGCCGGTGGCTTCAAAGGCGGCGGCTACAACTTCGACTCCAAGGTGCGTCGCCAAAGCCTCGACGAAGTGGACCTGTTCCATGGCCACGTGGCCGCGATGGATGTGCTGGCGCTGTCTCTGGAGCGCGCAGCCGCCATGGTGCAGAACGATGCCCTTGAGCAGTTCAAGGCCCAGCGTTATGCCGGCTGGGACAAATCGTTCGGGCGCGCCGTGCTCGGCGGCGACTTCAGCCTGGAGTCGCTGGCCGAGCATGCCTTCAGCCACCAACTCAACCCGCAAGCGGTCAGCGGCCGCCAGGAGATGCTCGAAGGCGTGGTGAATCGCTTTATCTACCCATGA
- a CDS encoding sugar ABC transporter permease — MNQVKQLFTRYKMLALLIAVVLIWVFFSWQTEGGFLTPRNLSNLLRQMSITGILACGMVLVIISGEIDLSVGSMLGLLGGVAAILDVVYHIPLPLNLAIVALCGLLIGLGNGYMTAYLRIPSFIVGLGGMLAFRGVLLGITGGTTIAPVSPELVYIGQGYLPTVVGVILGVLLFGLAVFLTWRQRHNRALHGLALPSMLRDSVRVVLIGFVLAGFVYTLNSYDGIPVPVLLLLVLLGVFSYVTSQTVFGRRIYSVGSNMEATRLSGINVQAVKLWIFGIMGVMCALAGLVNTARLAAGSPSAGNMGELDAIAACFIGGTSMRGGSGTVYGALLGALVISSLDNGMSMLDVDSYWQMIVKGSILVLAVWVDVSTRTGRR, encoded by the coding sequence ATGAATCAGGTCAAACAGCTTTTCACCCGCTACAAAATGCTCGCCCTGCTGATCGCCGTGGTGCTGATCTGGGTGTTTTTCAGCTGGCAGACCGAAGGCGGTTTCCTGACCCCGCGCAACCTGTCGAACCTGCTGCGGCAGATGTCCATCACCGGCATCCTGGCCTGTGGCATGGTGCTGGTGATCATCAGTGGCGAGATCGACCTGTCGGTGGGCTCGATGCTCGGTTTGCTCGGCGGCGTCGCGGCGATCCTGGATGTGGTCTATCACATTCCGCTGCCGCTCAACCTGGCCATCGTCGCTCTCTGCGGCTTGCTGATCGGCCTGGGTAACGGCTACATGACCGCGTACCTGCGCATCCCCTCGTTCATCGTCGGGCTGGGCGGCATGCTCGCGTTTCGCGGGGTGCTGCTGGGCATTACCGGCGGCACCACGATTGCACCGGTATCGCCCGAGTTGGTGTACATCGGCCAGGGCTATCTGCCGACGGTGGTGGGGGTGATTCTTGGCGTGTTGCTGTTCGGGCTGGCGGTATTCCTGACCTGGCGCCAACGCCACAACCGCGCCCTGCACGGGCTGGCGCTGCCGTCGATGCTGCGCGACAGCGTGCGCGTGGTGCTGATCGGTTTCGTACTGGCCGGCTTCGTCTACACCCTCAACAGCTACGACGGGATTCCCGTGCCGGTGCTGCTCCTGCTGGTGCTGCTGGGCGTGTTCAGCTACGTCACCAGCCAGACCGTGTTTGGCCGCCGCATCTACTCGGTGGGCAGCAACATGGAAGCCACGCGCCTGTCGGGGATCAACGTGCAGGCGGTCAAGCTGTGGATCTTCGGAATCATGGGCGTGATGTGCGCCCTCGCCGGCCTGGTCAACACTGCACGCCTGGCGGCCGGCTCACCTTCGGCGGGCAACATGGGCGAACTGGATGCTATCGCGGCGTGCTTTATCGGCGGCACGTCGATGCGCGGCGGTTCGGGCACCGTGTACGGCGCCCTGCTCGGCGCGCTGGTGATCAGCAGTCTGGATAACGGCATGTCGATGCTCGACGTGGACAGTTATTGGCAGATGATCGTCAAGGGCAGCATCCTGGTGCTGGCGGTGTGGGTGGATGTGAGCACACGGACCGGGCGTCGTTGA